In Oncorhynchus clarkii lewisi isolate Uvic-CL-2024 chromosome 16, UVic_Ocla_1.0, whole genome shotgun sequence, one genomic interval encodes:
- the LOC139367813 gene encoding uncharacterized protein translates to MADYIAIHEEAVWRVQRQKDLVAAMSQAIQVQPIQKNVGVNTRFTEDIPHRDVNRLNSVTVYMARKYVVYEDCLLPLFKTCPVCRGSCSIDKFIQDTLLTINRFCNHCDHRSQWKSQPFNLPAEFLSPSAAKVSTGTTDAPTGTTGMSTGTSTGTSTDAQTGTSTGTFNNPTLKTAEESGLLLESNDGDICNKGLEDIQTLVFETTLCLDDEVHDDKAIKKKRQLLEEEQKEVVEEEMEGEEEIKGEEEMKEEEEESSDREWEPEVEVGELLASDSEGDSPALCPDCGTFTKGSKTHVCEHVKPFVCQDCGKRFVNEVSLNIHRRIHKPGYVHECKYCLKSLQSRPEKLRHEESHPRVEKPYECPDCPKRFSDIKARDGHIQGHRGPTQHICNICKMEFNKKHILERHMLVHSGDKSYTCPECQRSFNQASHLKSHMRLHTGERPYKCQQCDKSFNHNVSLKSHIQRYHPGLGYGTKEKEEGQELISNSASQTEQQVMIEESGEPETGQKRVKRALRAGRKRKRQTFDPEEFVESKNSDSEFNPEVGESGCNSDSDFNPEEEESGSKRRSTGRPIGRPKGRPGTSRKIYAGTVGKELDGSNLNEHKSAKQWEQEEERQSDPEVVGEVKKNAVMKGHKCSGFKIPF, encoded by the exons atggccgattacattgcaatccatgaGGAAGCTGTGTGGCGAGTGCagcgtcaaaaggaccttgtggctgcaatgagccaag CCATCCAAGTGCAGCCAATCCAGAAGAATGTAGGAGTCAATACAAGGTTTACAGAGGACATACCACACAGGGATGTGAACCG ATTAAACTCTGTCACGGTGTACATGGCGAGGAAGTATGTGGTCTATGAAGACTGCCTCCTTCCGTTGTTCAAGACTTGTCCAGTCTGTCGCGGCTCCTGCAGCATCGACAAGTTCATCCAAGACACCCTGCTCACCATCAACCGGTTCTGCAACCACTGTGACCACCGGAGCCAATGGAAAAGCCAGCCCTTTAACCTCCCAGCTGAATTCCTGTCTCCCTCAGCAGCCAAAGTATCAACTGGCACAACTGATGCTCCCACCGGCACTACTGGCATGTCAACTGGTACCTCAACTGGCACATCCACTGATGCTCAGACTGGCACCTCAACAGGCACCTTCAATAATCCGACCTTGAAG ACTGCGGAGGAAAGTGGTCTTCTGTTGGAGAGTAACGATGGTGATATCTGCAACAAAGGTCTGGAGGACATTCAAACCCTGGTGTTTGAGACGACTCTTTGTTTGGATGACGAAGTTCACGACGACAAAGCCATTAAGAAGAAACGTCAGTTATTAGAGGAGGAACAAAAAGAGGTGGTGGAGGAAGAaatggagggggaggaagaaattAAGGGGGAGGAAgaaatgaaggaggaggaggaggagagctctGATAGGGAGTGGGAACCGGAGGTGGAGGTAGGTGAACTTCTAGCCTCAGATTCCGAAGGGGATTCCCCAGCGCTCTGCCCGGATTGCGGCACGTTCACCAAAGGCTCCAAGACTCACGTCTGCGAGCACGTGAAGCCGTTCGTCTGTCAGGACTGTGGCAAGCGGTTCGTTAACGAGGTCTCTCTTAACATTCACAGAAGAATCCACAAGCCAGGCTATGTGCACGAGTGCAAGTACTGCCTCAAGTCGCTCCAGAGCAGGCCGGAAAAACTAAGGCACGAGGAGAGCCACCCGCGTGTGGAAAAGCCCTACGAATGCCCCGACTGCCCCAAACGATTTAGCGACATTAAAGCCCGAGACGGCCACATTCAAGGTCACAGAGGGCCCACACAGCACATTTGCAACATCTGTAAAATGGAGTTCAACAAAAAACACATCCTGGAAAGACACATGCTAGTCCACAGCGGGGACAAGTCCTACACATGCCCCGAGTGTCAGCGCTCCTTCAACCAAGCGAGCCATCTCAAGTCCCACATGCGCCTCCACACGGGTGAGCGGCCGTACAAGTGCCAGCAATGTGACAAGTCCTTCAACCACAACGTGAGTCTGAAAAGCCACATCCAGCGCTACCACCCAGGACTTGGCTACGGGACcaaggagaaggaagagggacAGGAGCTCATCTCAAACTCAGCGAGTCAGACTGAACAACAGGTAATgatagaggagagtggagagccAGAGACTGGGCAGAAGAGAGTGAAGAGGGCACTCAGGGCAGGAAGGAAGAGGAAACGACAGACCTTTGACCCTGAGGAGTTTGTGGAGAGTAAGAACAGTGACTCAGAATTCAACCCAGAAGTGGGGGAGAGCGGGTGCAACAGTGACTCTGACTTCAacccagaggaagaagagagtggGAGCAAAAGGaggagtacaggtagacctataGGCAGACCAAAAGGAAGACCAGGGACCAGCAGAAAGATCTATGCAGGAACTGTTGGTAAAGAGCTTGATGGATCGAATTTGAATGAACACAAATCTGCAAAACAgtgggagcaggaggaagagaggcagagcgacccggaggtggtgggggaggtg AAGAAAAATGCTGTTATGAAGGGACACAAATGTTCAGGGTTCAAGATTCCATTCTAA